GGGTCACCAGTCGACAAGGTTTGAAAATATTGGTATGTGGTGATAGTGATGAAGAATGTAATAGTACTGATAATGTAGTTTATAAAGAAGTTTTTCGaaatttgtaatttatatttgacTACTTTGTTTAATGGAAGAGACCACGACTAGATTATGTTGTTTGTTGTAGTTTTTAAgataattttatcataattatgcacctaaataaaaaagttcaatggtattatatattttgaaataatttttattccaaCTTAAGTATAGGTTACATTAATCTGCATCTCCTTATTTCATTGTCAAATTAGTATATTTATTAGCTTCATTATCGAAAGTATAATGGGCTGTTATTAGTTACTACATCATTAAATGTACCAAAAATTCATTAATCTTATTAATTGTTAGTATATGAAATTAGTATATCCCTTTGTATTGCGCATATGGCATCTCTTTATGAGGTGCATATTTATGTATTATTACtgtaaacataatttaaaaatatttaaaaacatTATGGTATTGAATGTTTTTACTTAGCCATATTGTGGAAAGTTATAGTAATGATGTTTTGTAAAAAAGTGACAAAAACCATGGAGAATAGTACGTCTAATTGCAAAATGGTAATACAAATACaagattaatttatattttgccATAATAAAAATAGATGATAAACACGTGTACTTGCAAATTTAATATATGTACAACATAAAGATTTGTTAATTGCAAATTaacaaatttttaattactttatttAGTATAATGTAGAATTATTGATGTTATAAGTCTGTgcgtgttttattttttctatattttaaattttgttttaagaaaaaatttattattttatttttttgacttaGGGGAGTTGGAGAGGGAGAGCAATGAGatttgaacccgagacctcacAGTTCACAaccaggaggtcgcaccgcttggagTCCCCTTGGGGACTTAAGAAAAAATGTTGTTGATCTTAAGGAAACATGttattttattctatattttaatattgaaattggacttaatttttactattttaattcgtaaaaattaataattttaagaaatatatgaaaataacaaattgtctcttatttattttttaaagagaTATAGTCACTATCACTAATTTAATATTCTATGTATATCATTATATTTGTGTCGTGCTGTCGTCTTTTAATATGAATTGTATGATATGaaagtcttttattattttaattcctattttttgtattatgtaatataaattattaattttctttaatttctttctATTATGTTTTGTATATATcacttaatatatatttttacaattctATAGTACTACTACTATACTTCGCAAATACGTATGAATATTCGTACCGTGCGAAGCACGGGTATAACACTAGTATAGATTAAAATCAAGTTTGGAGATTGCACCATAGTCGCAATCTAGCTAGCACTTTTTGAAATATTGagatatatactatatatatatataatattaaaatattggaTGGAGTTTGTATGttggaataataataattgtgtaATGTTAGGAGCTTTCATTGTCGAAAACTTTTTAAGAACATGGGaacattcaatattttttttctagtaCATTAGATGCGGTAAGGTAAGTGCCTAAGTAGTGCCTATCATTAATATTGTCACGAATGCCATGAGAATGATTGCACCAAAGAAATGGCTATAAATGCATTGCAGTAGTCagcaaatttttttattttgatactcAATTTGTAATATATGTGTTTCAAATTATATGATTCTTGAAAAATGGAAGCCACCACCCAACTCTATTACCCcatccaattttatttttttcttctataaaaaaaattcacctaTTTCATAATATAATTTGGACTATCCGACATATGTATATCACATTTAACTTATCAGGTAAAAGTTGACACACCAAAACACTTTTATAATAGTAGTGATACTGCTTGTGTAcgataataatatatttttcaccTTTGTATGATATAGAGGTTCCACCTGTATGCAGTGTAGtgacttttatttaattatataatatgcatatattacttataattaaaaaaaaaaaacgcttTACCGGGTAAAAGCAAGATTGGATAGAGGTTTCTACTGCGGTTATAtcttctaaatatataatttaggattttaaaaagaTTTTTTGCCTTTTATGATTTGATTTGGACAAAAGGAAAACCTGAACCCCccctttaaattatttattcataattGCTCTAAATCCaattaaaagtataatttttcTATTCACATGCTTCACAATTTCATGTAGTGATACTAGCTAATAATCTGaatctttttatatttataaaatagagaTATTGGCTTGTCAATACACAAATTATTAATCAATTCATGAATTATACATGTACTTTAATTTTGATAATTAGTAGTACAATTTACtgcataaattttcaatttttcgtGATTTTTTCACATAATTTGAATCTTCAAATTGAAAGTTGATCGATGTGGAGGCCAAAATTTGTCTACGCCAATATACGACATcgtttttaattaaatgaaataacaTAGTATTGGGCACTTTCTTCACAAAAACTCAATCTTTTCGCATTGTAAATTTCACTATGAACTGAGAACCCCAATTTTGCAACGCTAAAATCACCCGCAAAACCCTCCATCACGAACAAGTAATAGTAGGCAAATGAGGTTTATGAGAGTGCCGCTAAATCTAGCCCTATTTCTAGCATAGCCGAGGCTTATAAGAGCAtttccaatgcattgtgtcttagagGGAGGGTCTTAGAtccccatttccacaaaattcacatttctacattttttttaaatttcaaatttcattaaaattaaaattaaacattacaataactaaaataaaataatagacataattaaaataagataataaaataaaaattacaataattccATAATCTAAATAAGTCCTCAACGCTTGAGCACTTTTGGACTAGGTGGTTGTGCAAGGCCAATTGTGCCTCCGACATATTCGTTGTGTTCAtgttcaagagcttcatatccaTCTCAACCCATTTAAtctcggcttgcatttttttggCTTCGGCGATTTGCCTCGTTTGGTGAGCATGCTCCTTCATGCTTTCGGCGACCTTCTCAAGGGCGTCGGAGTACGAGGAACCTCCCGAAgactcttctctcttcttcccctTGCCCTTGTCTCGCTTTGCCGCTTTTTGGCCTAGGGGCCTCGTCGTGATACTCGGCTCTGAAGAAGTGGTGGTTGCTTGGCCatcggagcccttcgacttCTTCGCGGAGTGGACATCCCCAGCTTGCAACATGAATCTTTCACACTCGCGCAGGACTTTCCAAGCTTTGATGTAGGagaattgcttcttgaaattcgCCTCGAATATTAACTGGGATTGTTGGGTGATTTGGTCGTCGCTCATACCGCTGCCCCAATTGTCCTTGCAAGTGTTGTAGAAGCCCTCGAAATATTTCGTGTCCTTTTGGACACGTGCGAAGTGGGATTTGAGATGACCCAGCTTACGCGTTGGCGTTCCCGACGGTTTGAGCGCATTGAACTTATCCGCGattgctccccaatattggagcaacttttGGGAGGTTCTCAAAATAGGATTGCGGGTAGCTTCCGTCCACAAAATTGCCATGAGCTCGGTCTCTTCGCTAGAGTATTGAGCGCGGGTGGACTTAGCTTTCGGCTTCTCCACCTCCGGCACTTCTTGGACGTTGGTGGGCGTGGGAAGATTTCTCGTAGCCAAGACATTGGAGGCTTGCAAAAACGGAACAAACTCCATCATCAGGGCATTAGGATAAAGTAACCTCCGCCTTGTTGCTCGAAATTTTCGTCGAACTCACGATCCATTGCACGAAAAATTTAGAagagagaattgtagttgagaTAATGAAAAAGTATTGAATTTGAGATTGGGGAagtgtggtatttatagaagggggGGAAAAAAACCTAAAATTCAAACTAGCCGTTTGGGGAAGAAACAGtcgaattattattattattattattattattattattattattattattattattattattattattattattattattattattatttttaaattcaaacggaattttttttgaaaaaaaaacgaattttacatttttttaatacGGCGCGTCCTCCGGACGCGCCAAACTCTCTCGCCTTCGCCCCGAGTCTCTGCTTCGACGCACCCCGGGTCTCCAGCGTTGGAGATACTCTAAGAATGTTGTTAAATCTAAATTTCACGAAGATGCGTAAGTAAATAATGTTTTGATGAAATGCGGGTGGCTTTgaataatttttgtttttgatccattagagaataattaattaattgatgtttaattaatattttgggAATATTACATTAACACCAACACTTACCACGTCAATTAAAATTTTCGTCGCAAATTTAAAAAGAGGTCGAAAATAGGACTGCTTATTTGGATATTGGGTATTGGTTATATTTGAACCGAAACGAAATCCATCGGTTATCGGGTAACTGATACTCGATATTTGGCTAAATGGTACGGTTATGGATATGAGTATTGAGATTTTTTGGTTATCAGGTATAGCCGATAaacgatcgggtatacccgattaaccgatttaataattttaaaattataaaatataattttgttaatataaatatatttaatttgatatttataatataactacAACTTTACATGAAAGGAAatgtataaatttaaaaattaataattaaataaacttataAATAGTCAAATATAATAGAACAAgacttaatatattaaaatacccACTTCCATAATATGTCTATTAAACTATAAACTATTAAACTCTATTAAAGTATTACCTCAACTCAATGAAATCATTAACTTGTTCATGTAATCATCACACGAGGAATCGTGAAAATGAAttggttaaaaaaaattatgctaaATGGTTACCCTCAAATAtagctaattttttttattttttttatggtatTTTGGTTACCCCTTTAACCGATCCATATAAACGTCCCTTTTAACTGGTAATCAAATACCGTTTGAATTTGGGTACTGTTATCCCTTGGGTACGGTTATCCCGTACCCGACCCATTCATCACCCCTAGTCGAAATGGTTCATAGTGGAAAAATcatgataaattaattattatactaaaattagcttcaaaaaaaatattatactaaaattaaaattcgtaTGTAATAATTCATGTagtgtaaaaaaaaaactattaattaagtattattttttatatgtcAATATTCCAATAAAATATGTAGATAAGTAGAAAAGTAAGTTGCGGTAATTACTGGGCAGATACGTGAGTACATTTTTATTTCAGTAATTAAACAGAAAGTAGGCGCACGTGAAAATACGGTGCGCAAATTCAGTAAGTTTATTTGAGTGGTCAAATTTACCTTTTAAGGAAACCGATATTTTGTTCAGAAATTTTAGCTGTGCTACATTAATTTCCGACATTTAGGGTCATTTCAAATCACCAAAGATTCGCGTTATTCACCATCTTTTTTATGTAGGGCAAAAATATAATTGTAATGAACATGTGAAAAGTTTTATAGTGGGCTTCCTCCTTATTTAATAGGCAGGCCCGCAAAATTGTCACCATGTGTTTTATTGGTTGATTTAATTCTTAGTTTTAATTACATTATGGAtttgttgtttcttttggggCACCACTTGCTTGGGTTGGGCCCACTTAAATAAAATGGGACCCGAAACGTAAAATCATTTGATCAATCGCTACCCGTACCGCTCTCATTCATATTCGGTTTTGGTAAATTTTTAACTTCctcaaaaatgagaaaaaatagtAACGACATTTTGTGAAATATACTCCATATAGGTGTATTTATATTCTAGCTAGCGTTGCATAAGTGCAATGCGAATATCTTACTCCCTCGGTCCATCAAGAGTGTAACATTCTTGGTgtacacgaattttaaaaaaataattgatatatGTGTataaggtaaaaaaaaaaaaaaaacaagtggTTGTACGTGGTTGAATTGTGGTGGAGCCATAAAGAAATGAATGGTTGTAACTAAAAGGAGAAAGAGTTACACTCCTAGTGAACGCCCGATCGAATAATTGTATTACACTCTTTGTGGATGGGCGGAATGTATGATAAGTTATGAAATTCAGTTTCAGCGTTATAGGACAatttcattctctctctcattttttgtttctttttttctaaaaaatgaacaATTTCATTTGCAATAACAATATGCAATATGCATCTTGtattaaaaattatgataaGACATTTAATCTGatatatgatatataaaaaaacaaaagtgAAATATAAAAGTTACTATCAATTAAAATTTGAGATTAACTTAgaacaaatttttaaaattaattttttgaatttattttaacttAGAAGTACTGAAGATTTCCTATTTTTTCGAttgatcaatttttaatttagtttataATTGATGGTTTTAActttagtatatttttttaggtGGGTCTTCAACTTTTATATTGAGTTAGATTATTCCTCTCTCATCGTGGCCGAATGATAGCCAAATATAGCATGCCCGGTAAAATTTAGGTTTTACCAAATACCTATACACATATAAGGAATAAAAACTCTCTTTCTGTGTGATTTAGAAATCAATGAAAGTCCTAAACGcattttactatataaaatacATTACTATATATACAGCAAAGCACTATTTAGCTGGAAAATTGATCTTGCCAATCCATCTAGTGAATATATATGAACCACACTCGTCatgattttttttgaaaaaaaaatcatcaggCTGCACACAGACGAGACCTATATATCACATTAAGGTGGAAAATATGTATACCACATGCAGGGGGATCTATATATCACATTAAGATGATAAATATTTACACCACAAGCAAGCAAGATTGAGTCCAATATCTCTCATAAAGGAGAGTGTTTGGGTatctcaactttgccacttcaACTAGATCTCATTGACCAATGCTTCATAGTTTTTAGTTTTACACTGAAGATGATTTGAAAGCTTGACGAAAAACTTAtatgcatttattttttattgacaatatatatattaactctatatATAGAGTATATATATTCGCTCTTAAATCTTAATGACACCTTGTGATgaagtgagtattttttttatccaaatATTTTAGGTTGAAAATAACGCTTGTATAGATGCACATAAACATAGGTTCACCCAAAACACATCGAaaacatagaaaaaaaaaagaaaaaaaaaaagaaagaaaagtagcactaatttatatttttcagttatatatagaattaattgcatataaattgttaaaatcttaacaaatttttattttacacatcaattttaaaaattatattaaaattatttaattattaatttttctatGCATACTCGCCAATTTTTCAGCCAAATATGCTCGATtgacataaatatatatgattcCATGAGATAAatatgaaaatgagaaaaatagaACAAATTCAATATCGTATAATTAGATGAAAAGATATCGTTTCAAGCACAAAATTGGCTATAAATTAGAAGAGTatgcaaaatgaaaaaaaaaaaataatagttgagtaattttaatataaaatttaaaggTGTACAAAAAAAgtatttgttgaaagttcatttaatttatatgtaattaactcttatataaataaaattgaagatttatttgtaaaaaaaacttttatatattatatataagaaTGCGCTAAAATAGAAActacttttaaaatataaaataaaaatcatttgcAGCTCTTAAATCATTAAAATCTATAGTTGATTTATTACTTGGATGAATTCCAAGTATTGGGTTCAAATCCTatagggagcgaaaattttaatttttgaaattcaaacgtttatacaacgaattcatacgtattctacatagAATTTAAATATCTACACACGATTTTTCAAAGATTAAATTTCAACCGTTAGATTATAAATAGATCAATGTTGTAAAtatgttcatattttatactctAAGAGAATGAGAACGGGGAACCATTCTTAATCTTTGGATCATCAATATcaacggtggatgcatcattttgatggatgaatgcacCGCATGGGTTCGAATCTTCGAGTGAgcgaaatttttatttttttttcatttttttccaatGCAGTTAATTGTACAGCGAATGCAGTAACGTTACACACCAGTGCAGTGTtcttagttctcattttaaattgcgATTTTCGACCTTTAAAATAAATCtcattttaagatataaaatatgaaGTATTTTCAGTCTTTACATCATCAAGATATACGATCgattcatcactttgtttgatgaatttaaagtacattgagttcgaatcccaatgCAAGCGaaatttctaatttttaaaattcagataTTTACACACCGAATTCAGACgtattctacatagaattcgAGCATTTGCGCTACGATTGCCTAAAGATTAGATCTCAACCGTTATATTATAAGTATATCAAACAATATAAATATCTTTCTAGTTTATATTCCAAAAATGGTCTATATTAATCtaacaactctctctctctatatatataatttacatGCTTTTCAAATAGTAATCTGAAGAGTAAATAATCTGTTCTAGATCATTAATTTTGCAATCGATAGCACATGATCAGAATATCTTGactaaaacaaaatataatttgattATGAATAgcataaaattaaattgaaaagtaaatagTAGAGTATGAGGCAGAGAAGAGAAGGTGCATGGCGTCCAGGTGTGCATGCAGAGAGACAGGTAGCCATGCACGTACCTTGAATTTCTTACGTAGCATAAAATCTGTTACCCATCTTTCATTCATTTAGAATGTAGTTAGGCACAGAGATTTATGAGATGAGGATATCTGCATCACGTGTGAGGCACCATCTCCACATAGGGTGTGCCcgtggctctctctctctctctctgcgcacCCACACAGAAGAGAAGAGAAGCTGTTTTGCATTTTATGATCATCGTTGCAAATTTATGAAAAAGACACCACATAATTGTCTACGCCAAGTTCCAACTCGATATGCTTTCCACCATAGGACACGTCTTTTTCTAATATGTTGACTATTCTATTATATCAATTAATctatctatttatatatatagtattcaCTATTCATCATGCGGCGTCTTctcttttatttaataaatttgttatgagaaaataaaaaatataattttatatttttagggTGCGCGCGTTTTCAAATTTGACCTTTACTCGTTTCTCATTTTCACTataaatgagggataatattatcacaccaaaaatagaGGGGTAATATTATCCTTGGCACTAGTGGCGGATTCgggccccctcccaatttttgagttttttttaaaaaaattaattttaaatatagatatattaaGTGTAcgaaatgttaaaaaaaattgcttcggGGGCTCCCGCCCTCGAACCCTGTGTAAATGTCTTCAGACGTCGTAGATCAATAAATTCAACCCCCCCTCTAACCTCAAATCCTGTATCCACCCCTGATCCTTAgcgtgataatattatctctcctttgtagtgaaaatgaggaatgagataaggttcaaattcaattttgtagtgatgaggagtgatatgtgcagagtagggaaatgatgcaaatcagaggaatcgactccaCCAGCGGAATAAGTATGGCAGAGGAAGCGTACTCGTCAGAGGAAATTagcctcgccagagggatcttATTCACTAAAGGCATCTTatacaccagagaagtcaccatcgccagagaagtcaccctcgccagagaagtcaccatcgccagagaagtcaccttcgccaaagaagtcaccctcgccagagaagtcatcgtcgccagagaagtcaccctcgccagagaagcagccttcgccagaggaactacCTTCATCAGCGGAATCGCCAGAGACGCGGAAGAGTTCCCGCGTGAAGACAAATTTACCGACATGCCCCTCTATCACGCTAAGCGCATGCACCACAgatgattttactattttgccctcctatgtagtctataaatagaacctgagctcgtgcattgtaactacgctatctcttattttcaaatacaacagCTAGTTTTCTCTTGAGCTCCGGTTTTCCAATTGTTTACTTTGCTTTCTCCGATCATCTACACTAGGTATAATCACGCTTATTACtctttagattaggtgttggtttatAGTTTCACCATGTAGGAAATGATGGAAAATAAAGGAatgatttaaatggtgaaattttgtttatccctcattttcccatgataaatttacaactaaagagaacgcacccttaatttttttttttccttatattttctataaaatagaATTCTATCATTTTTCATCTCTTCTTTCGCTCAAAGGAAGAATAATAttaatctttcatttttaatgcGATAATACTATCcctctttgaagtgaaaatgagagttttttttttctttttttctttttttgaagtGAATAAGAGATGAGAAAAGgtaaaattctcttttgtagaaaatgaaaaggaatttaaaagaagaaaatcttgctatccctcattttcttatCAACTAAAGAGAACACActcttaaaattaattattagttctattaattaaattttactcatttatacattaaaaaagtcctattatatatatatagttccaGTGACAGTCCACCCCATGCCCTTTTTTGTGCTTTGTGAAGTATTATAAAAAGATTCCTTCGAATTTATACATAGATTCTTATACATATTTTTTCGTAAGGTACATCGTTTTGTCGTCTTTGTATTGATTCCTGACACTCCTCTGTCATCgtcttaataaaaatagttgagtgtattgttaGAGGAGAAGAAggt
The genomic region above belongs to Salvia miltiorrhiza cultivar Shanhuang (shh) chromosome 5, IMPLAD_Smil_shh, whole genome shotgun sequence and contains:
- the LOC131024793 gene encoding uncharacterized protein LOC131024793, producing MEFVPFLQASNVLATRNLPTPTNVQEVPEVEKPKAKSTRAQYSSEETELMAILWTEATRNPILRTSQKLLQYWGAIADKFNALKPSGTPTRKLGHLKSHFARVQKDTKYFEGFYNTCKDNWGSGMSDDQITQQSQLIFEANFKKQFSYIKAWKVLRECERFMLQAGDVHSAKKSKGSDGQATTTSSEPSITTRPLGQKAAKRDKGKGKKREESSGGSSYSDALEKVAESMKEHAHQTRQIAEAKKMQAEIKWVEMDMKLLNMNTTNMSEAQLALHNHLVQNPQGDSKRCDLLVVNCEVSGSNLIALPLQLP